Proteins from a genomic interval of Lycium ferocissimum isolate CSIRO_LF1 chromosome 2, AGI_CSIRO_Lferr_CH_V1, whole genome shotgun sequence:
- the LOC132035422 gene encoding homeobox-leucine zipper protein ATHB-40-like: MTSSKNPQNDDQMLLISQYYPGNYTQQLPQQGEAKPRRRRKKNKGEASGVMMRKRKLSDEQVNMLEQSFGNEHKLESERKDKLASELGLDPRQVAVWFQNRRARWKSKKLEEEYSKLKNEHDISIVDKCRLENEVLKLKEQLSEAEKEIQRLLMDGVPSNSPTTSSLSMEAAMEPPFLGEFGLDNGFYAPENTYAQGLEWVNLYMPYHM, translated from the exons ATGACAAGCAGCAAGAATCCTCAGAATGATGATCAAATGCTACTTATTTCTCAGTACTATCCTGGTAACTACACTCAACAGTTACCTCAACAAG GAGAGGCGAAACCaaggaggagaagaaagaagaacaaaGGAGAAGCAAGTGGGGTAATGATGAGGAAGAGAAAGCTTAGTGATGAACAAGTGAATATGCTGGAACAGAGTTTTGGGAATGAGCACAAACTTGAGTCAGAGAGGAAAGACAAGCTTGCTTCAGAGCTAGGACTTGACCCGAGGCAAGTTGCCGTGTGGTTCCAGAACAGAAGGGCTAGATGGAAGAGCAAGAAGCTGGAGGAAGAATACTCTAAGCTCAAGAATGAACATGACATTAGCATTGTTGACAAATGCCGTCTTGAAAATGAG GTTTTGAAGCTAAAGGAGCAGCTGTCTGAAGCAGAGAAGGAGATACAACGGCTGCTGATGGACGGCGTTCCGAGCAATAGCCCCACTACTTCATCACTCTCAATGGAGGCAGCCATGGAACCTCCTTTTCTTGGGGAATTCGGATTGGATAATGGATTTTATGCACCTGAAAACACTTATGCTCAGGGATTGGAATGGGTTAACCTGTACATGCCATATCACATGTGA